A genomic region of Mus musculus strain C57BL/6J chromosome 7, GRCm38.p6 C57BL/6J contains the following coding sequences:
- the Folr2 gene encoding folate receptor beta precursor: MAWKQTPLLLLVYMVTTGSGRDRTDLLNVCMDAKHHKTKPGPEDKLHDQCSPWKKNACCSVNTSQELHKADSRLYFNWDHCGKMEPACKSHFIQDSCLYECSPNLGPWIQQVDQSWRKERFLDVPLCKEDCHQWWEACRTSFTCKRDWHKGWDWSSGINKCPNTAPCHTFEYYFPTPASLCEGLWSHSYKVSNYSRGSGRCIQMWFDSTQGNPNEDVVKFYASFMTSGTVPHAAVLLVPSLAPVLSLWLPG, encoded by the exons atggCCTGGAAACAGACACCACTCTTGCTTTTGGTCTACATGGTCACAACAGGCAGTGGCCGGGACAGAACAGACCTACTCAACGTTTGCATGGATGCCAAACACCATAAGACAAAGCCGGGCCCCGAGGACAAGCTGCATGACCAG TGTAGTCCATGGAAGAAAAATGCCTGTTGCTCAGTCAACACCAGCCAGGAGCTACACAAGGCTGACTCCCGTCTGTACTTCAACTGGGATCACTGTGGCAAGATGGAGCCTGCCTGTAAGAGTCACTTCATCCAAGACTCCTGCCTGTATGAGTGCTCCCCCAACCTTGGGCCTTGGATCCAGCAA GTGGACCAGAGTTGGCGTAAAGAGCGTTTCCTGGATGTGCCCTTATGCAAAGAGGACTGTCACCAGTGGTGGGAAGCCTGTCGTACCTCCTTTACCTGCAAGAGAGACTGGCATAAAGGCTGGGACTGGTCCTCAG GCATTAACAAGTGCCCAAACACAGCACCCTGTCACACGTTTGAGTACTACTTCCCGACACCAGCCAGCCTTTGCGAGGGTCTCTGGAGTCACTCCTACAAGGTCAGCAACTACAGCAGAGGGAGTGGCCGCTGCATCCAGATGTGGTTTGACTCAACCCAGGGCAATCCGAATGAGGACGTGGTGAAGTTTTATGCTTCCTTTATGACATCTGGGACTGTGCCCCATGCAGCAGTACTTCTTGTGCCCAGCCTGGCCCCAGTGCTGTCATTATGGCTCCCTGGCTGA